GTGGCTGGCGACGGCGGCTGCGTTTTTCGCCGTCGTGGTGGTCATCGGTTTCTGGGTGGCCGGCACTCCGGAGGTGCAGTCCCTCATCGGAACGCCAACGGACATAGACGAATTGGTCAACCACGACGTCCAGGCGTACTACAGCGAGCACCCCGCCACGTCGTTCGCGCTGCAGGTCTGGGTGAACAACTCCTGGGTGGCGGCCAAGTGCATCGCGATGTCCGTCGTGCTGGGGCTGCCGATCCCGCTGGTGCTCTTCCAAAACGCCGCCAACCTGGGACTGATCGGCGGGCTGATGTTCCAGGCCGGCAGGGGGCCGTTGCTGCTGGGCCTGCTCATTCCGCACGGGCTGCTGGAGCTCACCGCCGTGTTCCTGGCCGCGGCAATCGGGATGCGGCTTGGCTGGTCGGTGATTTCGCCGGGTGACCGGCCGCGTGGACAGGTCCTTGCCGAGCAAGGCCGCGGCGTGGTCTCGGTGGCCGTGGGCTTGGTGGGCGTCTTGCTGGTGTCCGGTTTGATCGAGGCGATGGTGACGCCGTCGGGGTTGCCGACGTTTGTTCGGATCACCATCGGCGTCCTCGCCGAGGCGGCGTTTCTGGGCTACGTCGTGTACTTCGGGCGCCGGGCCGTGCACGCCGGGGAGACCGGCGACATCGAGGACGCGCCCGACGTGGTCCCGACCGGCTGACCCAGCGGCGCGACAGTGAATCTGACGACGCGACTCGCCGCGGGGGCGTCGCCCGATTCACACTCGCGGCGACAAAGCTAGAGCCGCCCGGTTGCCTTCATCGCCAGGTAGCGGTCGGCGAGCGCGGGCGCGATTTCCCTGGGCCCGGCGTCGACGACGTCCACACCGTTCATGCGCAGTCGCGTCGCGATCGCGTGCCGGTCGTTGCGGGCGCGTTCGGCAGCGGCCGCGTCGTACACCGCCGCCGCGTCGGAGCGCCCGGCGGCCAGTTGGTCGACGCGTGGGTCAGCAACGGCGGCGACCAGCACGTGGTGTTTGGCCGACAGCTGCGGTAGCACCGGCAGCAGGCCCTCGTCGAGAGCGGTCAAGTTGAGGTCGGTCAGCAGCACCACCAGTGACCGATGCCGGGTGCGGCGGGCGATGGTGGCAATCATTGCCCGCCAGTCGGATTCGACGAGGACGGGCTGCAGCGGGGCCATCGCGTCGACCAGTTGGGCGAGCAGTTCGGTGCGCGACGCGCCAAACACGCCGGCCCGGCTCACGCGGTCGTGGGCGAGGAAGTCGACGTGGTCGCCGGCCCGTGACGCCAGCGCGGCCAGCAGCAGCGCGGCGTCCATCGACCAGTCCAGCCGGGGCCATCCCGCGGGATCGGCGACGGTCGGATCGACTCCGACCCGGCCCGCCGCCATGCGCCCGGTGTCGAGCACCAGAACGACCCGCCGATCACGTTCGGGGCGCCACGTGCGAACCATGACGTCCGCGCGCCGCGCGGTGGCGCGCCAGTCGATCGAGCGGACGTCATCGCCGACGACATACTCGCGCAGCGAGTCGAATTCGGTGCCTTGCCCGCGGATCAGCGTCGGCAGCAGCCCGTCGATCTCGCGCAGCTTGGCCAGCCGCGACGGCAGGTGCTTGCGCGACAGGAACGGCGGCAGCACCCGGACTTGGCCGGGCACCTGCTGCGAGCTCTGCCGCCCGGCCAACCCCAGCGGCCCGACCGATCGGGCGGTGACCACGGCCGCGCGCTGATCGCCGCGGCGCACCGGTCGCAGCGCGGTGACCACGCGCTGGCGCTGCCCGGCAGCCAGGACGACGGTGTGGGTGCGCGGCTGGGCGCGCGCGCTGGGCGGCCAGGCGTCGCGAACCTGGCCTCGAAACATGCGTCCGCCGTCATTGTGGATCAGCAGGCCCGCATCCACCTGCTGGCCGAGGCGGGCCGAGGCGTCTGGCGAACGGACGAAGCGCAACCGACGGGTACTGGCCGCCAGCGCGGTATCGACGACCACCAATAGCGCCAGTGCCGCCAGCAACATGACGAAAGCCTTTGCCGGCCAAGGGGACAGCGCGATCGGCAGGACGAAGGTCAGGGCCAACAGGCCGGTGCGCCCGGTCAGTATCATTGGCGCCGCTCCTCCTCATCGTTACACTCCGCATCGTCGCCGGCGCAGTCACTAGCGCGGCACCGGAACCGAGGCCAAGATGCCGTCGAGCACGCCGTCGGGTGTGGCGCCTTCGAGTTCGGCTTCCGGACGCAGCATCACCCGGTGGCGCAGCGTTGGGCGGGCCATCGCCTTCACGTCGTCTGGAGTGACGTAGTTACGCCCGGACAGCCACGCCCACGACCGAGCGGTGCCCAGCAGCGCCGTCGCCCCCCGGGGCGATACCCCCAGCTGCAGCGCGGGGGAGGAGCGGGTGGCCCCGACGATGTCGACGATGTAGCCCAGCACCTCATCGGCGACCAGCACCTGGCGCACCGCCTCGCGGCCGGCGGCCAGCTCGGCCGGACCGGCCACCGGTTGGATCGCCGATAGATCGCGGGGATCGAAACCGTAAGCGTGCCGGCCCAGGATGGCGATCTCGGCGTCGCGCGCCGGCAGGGTTACGTTCAGTTTGAGCAAGAATCGGTCGAGTTGCGCCTCGGGCAACTGATAGGTGCCCTCGTATTCGATCGGGTTCTGCGTGGCGGCGACAATGAACGGGTCGGGCAGCGGC
This is a stretch of genomic DNA from Mycobacterium lacus. It encodes these proteins:
- a CDS encoding stage II sporulation protein M is translated as MDVDAFLLTHRGTWDRLDRLIKRRRSLTGAEVDELVELYQRVSAHLSMLRSVSSDSLVVGRLSSLVARARSAVTGAHAPLTSTFLRFWTVSFPVVAYRTWRWWLATAAAFFAVVVVIGFWVAGTPEVQSLIGTPTDIDELVNHDVQAYYSEHPATSFALQVWVNNSWVAAKCIAMSVVLGLPIPLVLFQNAANLGLIGGLMFQAGRGPLLLGLLIPHGLLELTAVFLAAAIGMRLGWSVISPGDRPRGQVLAEQGRGVVSVAVGLVGVLLVSGLIEAMVTPSGLPTFVRITIGVLAEAAFLGYVVYFGRRAVHAGETGDIEDAPDVVPTG
- a CDS encoding DUF58 domain-containing protein, giving the protein MILTGRTGLLALTFVLPIALSPWPAKAFVMLLAALALLVVVDTALAASTRRLRFVRSPDASARLGQQVDAGLLIHNDGGRMFRGQVRDAWPPSARAQPRTHTVVLAAGQRQRVVTALRPVRRGDQRAAVVTARSVGPLGLAGRQSSQQVPGQVRVLPPFLSRKHLPSRLAKLREIDGLLPTLIRGQGTEFDSLREYVVGDDVRSIDWRATARRADVMVRTWRPERDRRVVLVLDTGRMAAGRVGVDPTVADPAGWPRLDWSMDAALLLAALASRAGDHVDFLAHDRVSRAGVFGASRTELLAQLVDAMAPLQPVLVESDWRAMIATIARRTRHRSLVVLLTDLNLTALDEGLLPVLPQLSAKHHVLVAAVADPRVDQLAAGRSDAAAVYDAAAAERARNDRHAIATRLRMNGVDVVDAGPREIAPALADRYLAMKATGRL
- a CDS encoding AAA family ATPase, which produces MTQSPSTPQAPPAQTAIAEAARNALLALRTEIAKAVVGQEGVISGLVIALLCRGHVLLEGVPGVAKTLMIRAMSAALQLQFKRVQFTPDLMPGDVTGSLVYDSRTAAFVFRPGPVFTNLLLADEINRTPPKTQAALLEAMEERQVSVEGEPKPLPDPFIVAATQNPIEYEGTYQLPEAQLDRFLLKLNVTLPARDAEIAILGRHAYGFDPRDLSAIQPVAGPAELAAGREAVRQVLVADEVLGYIVDIVGATRSSPALQLGVSPRGATALLGTARSWAWLSGRNYVTPDDVKAMARPTLRHRVMLRPEAELEGATPDGVLDGILASVPVPR